atggtggcggtggtagtgataacagtagtagtagtagtagtagtagtagtagtagtagtagtatgggcaGCAACAACAGGAGTGAAAATGGCAGTAGACTGCAGCCATTAAAGCAAAATATCTGGTCAGCAGTTAAGGAAACAAGAGACCCAACACTACTTACACCTCTACCGCCGACCCTTCTACTAGTTACtgcgggtagtagtagtagtagtagtagtagtagttgtggtgggggtgatgtggtggtggtagtagtagtagtagtggtagtagtagtagtagtagtagtagtagtagtagtagtagtagtagtagtcgtagtagtagtagtagtagtagtggtagtcgtaaTTGTGGAAGCAGAAGTAAATATCATGTAGCAATTATTACTAACACTACTAATCCTCAACAGCTGCAGTATTAACCGTTAAACTCCTAACAGCCTCTGAAGTCACCCAGAAGATTTCGACCCCCGCGCCGCCCCCTTCCTGTGAGCTGCTCTCCTCAGCTCCTTCAGCTCTCCTCAAagcaacggcggcggcggcgcgggagGTGCTGGCCGCCCAGTGTCTCCTAATGCGTGTGTTTTTCTCATTTCAGTCTCAATCGCAGGAGCCGCCGCCGGTGTCCGTCAATCATAGGTACGGGTCACAGAAGATGTCAATGACCCAGTAAGTATCCCTGATTTTATGTCTTAATTAcaagttattgttttttttttaatatttttcccccTCTGACTTTTTTCTAATTTATCAGTTAATTGTCGATAATACAGTGGTCTCATGACGAGCTCGTGTGGTTACGGAATTACGATACATAGATTTGTAAGAGAGACCAGGCTATGAGAACCTCCGTTTTCCCCCAGAGAAGGATTGATAACAGTATTATTAAACATGTTAAGGAATATCTTTGTAGTACAGAAGAATAACcagggtgatggaggtggtgcgtgagtagtaaggtttgtaatattatgTGACagtcgaaaaggaaaaaaaaatggattaaaaaATGATGATTCAAATTAAACAAATGCAAAATATAAGAGTTTTGAGAACTGTTGGTGATGCTGGGGGGGAATACAACGGAGACACGCAGACTGTAGCTAAATATGGTAGCGGCTTGGTTAACGGGGAACGGAAATGGTGGATGCGAGACAGGAAGAAGTTTCTAAGACAGCCCCTGACCCAGAGCCGCACCTATGGATGACACTGTGTTAGAGAGTGCTGTGGTAATACTAGTGTCGGGCTCTGAAGTCACGTTACAGAATAGCGTAAATGTTAAATTTTACCCATTGCACAAGAGAATGATTTAtgtttcacttctcttccccttcgcctCGTCCCCCCCAAAGAAAGCCACACCCTCCTATTCCCCTCCCAAAGCACTTCCACACGTACATTTCTCTACCCTCCACTGTCCCACTCCATCGCCTCTTCACTCGTCCCCTCCCgtgccgccccccctccccctcggaATGTCCCTGTTAGTCATGTTCAAACTCTCAACCAGACTCTTAGCAAAAAATGGAGTGTCGATAACGATGATTATTATGATTTACATATAGAGGTTTGTTTATTTTAATCTTCATTGCTTGAATTCAGGAGTAAGATCTCTGTCGTCCTTGTATAAATATAGTCTTAGCAACCGTACGATCATTTATCATTTAtaattcccgggtggagtggaaaaatctgggcggcttttccgataccctacgcccctgtccacccagcagtgaatgggtaccaggtattaaacgggggttgtgtcccgtctcctggcatatgttcccttctataattccttcccctcctgtctctctccggcatatgaccacagatgttgcgccgactaaacgaaactttccaactgtatCATTTATATAATAACGATTGTGGAGTTTGTATTCATCTGATTTTTGCTTTTATTATTTATCTCTCATGAAAATACCGTAACGATGCTAACTCTTCTCCTCCCTGCCCCCTCCAGTGCCTTGAAAGAATCCGGATACGAAAGCGACAGCACCCTAGTGTTCAAGAAGCGAGAGGACGCCCGCCGCCTCGCCCCCGACCCCCGCAAGACCAGCCAGGTGTACCGCCAGgtgagactcctcctcctcctccgacttctcctcctcctcctcctcctcctcctcctcctcggacttctcttccactaccaccactagaGGCACGTCTTGTAAACACATCAGACACACGTTGTCACTCTCTATAATGCCACACCTGAGAACAAAAGGGAATGTGTAATCGAGTCACAACACTTGGTCTCCTCCTGTCGCTGCCTCGCTTTCCcctgccctttctcccttcccttgccctcctcccttcccccaatgCATGCCGTACACAATACCTCGCCTCCCCGTGCCGATCCTCTTTCTGTCTAGCCTCCCCTTACCTCGCTTTCAGTGCAGGGGTTTAAAGGTTCAAGGACAGGCGTATGTACAACTGTCTTTGTTCACGCACGCCTTCGGGTCTTCGGTGTGCTATGGAGTCAGTGAACGGAAAGAGCAGCCTTGAAACTCTACCAAGAGACTCATACAGTGCGCTCGGAACAAAGAAATGTCATGCACTTCTTTGACATTGCTATTGTAAAGGTCATGTTGTGTCCGTAGAGTTGCCAACCCTTGATATTAGCGTTCTGCATGtgctatttttctcccttttggaAACTCTTTTAGTAGTTGATCTTGTTCATTGTAAACTGGAAATCATTATGAGTTACATCTAAATCACAGTGCTGGAAGTCAGTCTTTAGTAACCTGTGGATATTAGCGAATCCTATAATTTTATCATTGATTTTTTAGgtgcccagtgtgtgtgtgtgtgtgtgtgtgtgtgtgtgtgtgtgtggaggggggggggggggggattgctgtctgcatgagagagagagagagagagagagagagagagagagagagagagagagcgagagcgagagcgagagcgagagaaaatTAAACTTATCAATACCCACTTCCCTTCAGATCCAGCGAGGAGGCGACATTCCCATCACTGGCCTGCAGAAGCCCAACCCCCCGAAGCCCAAAGGTaacgtttcttcctccctctactttccccttcactccctcccccccaaaagaaagccacaccctcctcctcccgtcccaaAGCTCTTACATATACAAACATTTATCTTCCCTCCATTGGCCCACTCCCTTGCCCCCTCCCGTGCCCCTCCCCTCTAGCGtttccaaattatcgtactcatcgcattgcattttcggagtttctgaccaataacgaatgcaaaaacaaacaaacaaacatcaagaaataggagctttaacgctaacttcaattttctatcgttatttgtgtaggtacgagagtttgaggcttaaaagtaagaaagacgatgtggtgaatacgataatctggcaacgctgctccccTCCCGTGCCCCTTCTCCTCCCGTGCCCCCCCAGAATGTCCCTGTTAGTCACGAGTCCTCCTgtgccccttcccctcccgtgCCCCTCCCATCCCGTGCCCCCTCCCATCCCGTGCCCCCCCCTTTTTTGCCCTCCCCCCGAATGTCCCTGTTAGTCACGAGTCCTCCTGTGTCCTCCTCAAGGGTATGCCGAGTCACTCTTGAGTCAGTGGTCCTCAGCCCTCATGCCCTTCATAGATAAAGAGTCACAGGAAGGACGTCTGAAAAGTTTGTCtcggttttctttctttgttgttgtttttttgttgtgttttagtggtcatgttattttttctttttgttcaagTTAATCACTTTGTTTGGAGTGTATTATTAGAGTTTGGttaactttttttgtttgtttgttttctttttgcttaGCTTTTTTCTCTCACACTAAATTCACTAATTGATTTGATGATAAAACTTGTGTTATGAACTGTTTTAATCCTAACTTATGATTTTAAGCACTTTTGTTTTTAcccaccactaccctcaccacctccaccctcaccaccaccaccaccaccaccaccaccaccaccctcaccaccaccaccctcaccacctccaccctcaccaccaccaccaccctcaccaccacctccaccctcaccaccaccaccaccaccaccaccaccaccctcacctaagtcaccaccaccacaaccaccaccaccctcactaccttaagtcaccaccaccaccaccaccaccaccgcctgttTCCCTCCTTGTTTGCCTCGAGGATCTTCTTGCGGCTTTTTTTTCTGGCTCGAGAGTTTGTTCCCTGCGCGACCACGTCCTGCAGAGGAGTTCTTTGAAGTCTTGGTGGTGGAGTTCTGCTCACACCTTTTTTAGTGTCCTTGATGCCCTCCggcgcttttcctctctccacgAGCACCTGCCTGAATGCTGTtaagttatctttttttttagctGACAGGCACGAACTCTTCAGTGATGAGTATTTTTGGCCACTGCTACTTCGcttgtatttttatattaatttgtCACCGCCGCTGTCTGGCCTCACTTGTCCTCCGCACGCCTGGCTGTTTCCTGTAAAACACCGGCTGCCACACTGCCCCAGCAATCCACCACCACTGTttccaccccacacaccacaaCTCGCACCACCTCCTATCCCTTCACTATATAGAAATTCCACTTTCTAATTATACATTTCACTTGTGATCAATCTTAAATTATAATAATTCTTCCTGGTTATTCACTACCCTTTGAATAATATATTCAATCCTTTCTTGCACCTTTAATCAGCACAAATTCACTGACTTCATTTGAGTCTTCCCTGTCCTTTGAAAATCATATAGTTATTGTATAAGATACTTGTTCAGTCTGTCAAAGCCACCCTCTTCCATTCACTGTGTTATCTCAGTTTACTCACTTCAGGGTCACATGAAATTGATCGCTTAGAGTGAACATACAACCGCTCAAAGCATTATTGCTTAATTAAGACTATCGACATGACCTTCACACCCTATAAAACTTGACTTTATTTCTACAATTTCTGAACGCCGCAAATTTGTATTTCTCCTacaccctccaccttcccccaCCCAAAATGGCGACCAACTTCGTAGCATCTTTTCCTGCCATCCTTGCACCGGCTTTTCTCCCTCTGCTCCCGCACCCTTTCAAGAGCATGCAAGCGTCGATTCAGCGCAGGAAGCCGCTCAGCTGAGGCGTTGTAAATACACTCAAGCGCCACCCGAAGCTGCCATTGAAGCACAGGTAGACAGAACGTATGCGTGCACAAAGATGCACTCGTaaaaagtaagcaagttgaaGAGAATGCACGCCAAGATTGCCTGTAGAAGCACAAAGTCACTTCGTTGGAATTTTTGTATGTAGAGTTGATTATTTCGCCTGAGGAATGCCCCCACGAGCACTGCCTCTGCTCCCGTGCCGCCGCTTGCCCCCGAGGCACGAGCACAGACGCCAAAGTAGAACAACGCACAGGAGAAGCACGTAAAGCTGTAGACGACCCTCACGAGGCTCCCAATGCACCTAAAACTGAATTGCGAAAAGCTGCATAGTTTTATGACGTCACTCTTGCAGAGGAATACTACGTGGTGTACTCAGACCTCGACCTCGGCCTGCACCACCCATCCCTCTCCGATTTGCTCCTGCCCTACACCTACATCCAAGCCATGCCGCCCCCCTCCAAGCCTCCTGTGCCCACGTTTGGCGACAGGAAGAGGTCAGCTCCCTCCAGGGTTGTCATGGCCCCGTCTCCTCCGCGCCGCATCTCCTCCAAGTGGCACCCGTCCCTCTTGAAGCCCTTGATGAAAGACCGTCCGCCTGTGCCCTCCGCTCGGTCCACCTCAGCGGAACGTGTCAGGGAGACTCGCGCCTTGTATTCCACGTGGCACCGCGAAAAGGTAGCGCGCTCTCGAGAAAAGCTCGGGACCTCACCGACCAAGACCACTTCACTGGGCCGGTCACTCTCAGCAGCGAAACAAACACAGGAAGTGCGAGAAAATTTCTTGAAGACCCGCCGCACCGTCTCCGAGTCTCGCTTCACCATCGAGGATCGGGAAAACTCACCTCCTCGTAGAACGTCTGCGCCCGCCAAAGCCAAGACTCCGTTGAGGCACTACGAGAGTCGGGACAAACTGCATCGTAAATCCTCCCAGAGGGATCTACATGTCGAAAGGGGCCTTCCGGGCAGACAGCAGGATCATGTGGCCTCGCCTGCGCCAGGTCATAGCAGGTCCCTGAGCGCTGATGCCTCAAGGAAGTGGTCCAGCGGTTCGGCGGACAGTGGCCGCAACGTAATGCGTCACACAGTCAGCAGCATGAACAAAATCAAACGAACGTCACTTCAGCAGAACCACATCGAAGGGCCATGTCAGCCGTCCCGCAGCAGCAGCACTGACAGCACATGCAGACGACGACCCAGCACCTGCCTGTCCCCCGAGCCCCAGCCACCAATGCGGAAGACTGGCGTCAGCCGAAAGGACAGTCGTTCCCGAGGGTCTCCGTATTCTGACGTTTCCCTGGAAGCATCAGATGACAAGAAACTGAAGCAGAGCGAGAGTTTTGACACCACTCAAAGCAACGAAACTGGTTACTCCAGTATGATTGATCTTTCTCCCTCGCCAACACCAGACAGGAAACTACCAGTTGAAGATCGTGAAAAGCGGCCGAGAAAACGGTCAGAGCCTCCGCCTCCCCGAGCACAATCTTCTCCTGTCCGTCGTTCACGTTTTTCTACATGTTTTGTGGAGCAGCGGAACAAGTGGGAAGCCATAACTCGCGGAGACGCCGAAAGCGGCCGTCTGTCTCGCAGCACCTCACGCAGCACCTCGCCTCTCCGCTCCCTGCAGTTGGTGCGTCAAGTGAGCAGCAGCTTCAAAGACATCCCAGCAGAGGTCTCAATTTCCAGCCCTGGTCCGCGGCGCAGCAGATCACTGGAcatcctcaccccctcaccccactcCCACCCTCACCGCTATCGCCAGTATATTATCGAGCTCAGAAACGCAGCACCGAGGAACGCACGGATCTCACAACTCAGACGACTATTTACATCCCTCGAGCGCGTCCACCGCCTCGAACGGTCTGTGAGTAGTGTGGAACTGTCCGCCGCTGAGAGCAGATCTCATGCTATAATAGACTTCGAGACGTGGAAGGGACtgcgggagaaagaaaggaaagcccTTGAATATAATGTACTATTAAAAGAACTTGACGTCGCCCAGAAGGAGAAAGAGTTCCTCTACAAAGTAACCCCGGAGAAAAAGTGGTCGGGTGACTGCCGGCTGAGAGGCCGAGATATTCACGTCAACGACCTACGCGACAAATTTTCTTCCATCAGCGACAACACTTCTGAGGTCACCTACAAGCGGCGCCGTGAGATAGAAATCTCGAAAGACACTTACCGTGGCCTATGGCGAGGGTCTTCAGTGCGTGATCTCTCCCACAAGTACCAGGACCCCGAACGccgccgcagcagcagcaagcggGGTTCTAGTCTGAGTCTTTCGCGTGAAGACTCAGGTTTAAGATCCCGAGGTTTGTGGACCAGTCTCAGTCTGGAACAAGTGAATGCCTTTCGAGACCACCTCGCGGAGATATATGGATCGATGCAGAGTATCCGAtcatggagggaaagaaaacaaagaaaccaaGACAAAGGACAGCACCGGGCTCAGCGGGAATTTGCTAACCACAAGGTCGACGTGGCAGAAACAGGGCGCGCCCTGGCTGACAAGCTGCGTACATTACATGGCCGTGCACCCTCCGAGCCTACAAAACGATCGCCTCCCAGGCACTCTTCTCCTACACGGACAACCAAAAGCACCAGCAGCCTTACGCAAGTAGAGGATCAGAGGCGACAGTTGTCAAAGCAGCTATCAATCGAATTCCAGGAAAAGGTTATGGAACAGAAGAGTTACCAAGGTCCAGAATCTGCCCCAGCCACTTTGGACACACTTCCCGTCCCTGACGTATCATTGTCCCTCAGCCCCGAGAGTCTCTCACGATCCTCACCTCGCACGTGCTACTCTCTCGACATATCAGATTCTTCTGAACCCAACTCTCTCAACTCGGACCAGTTACTGTTGGTGGTCCAGAAGCCCGGGAAGTCTGGCCGCAGCCAAAGCCTCCCCCCTGAACCAGCCAGTGACCCAGAATCTAGTGACTCGGAAGTATCGGTAAGAACTGTCGTACACAAGGACGTGGCAGGAAAAGTTAAGTTCTTTGAAAAACGAGCTCGTCGAAATTCGAGGTCCTCGGAGCGTCACTCTTCCCGCGGCAGCCAGCTCAACGTGGACGAGGTGCCCCACTATGCCACACTTCCATCTCGTCTCAAGCAACAGTCCCAGAGCAAACTCCTCTCCCCAAACTATCTCCCTGAGAGATCTGTCTCGTCCGTAAACCTGAACAGCAAGGCAGATGTTGCTTCGCAGGCGTGGCGCATATATGACAAGACCAATCCTGTCAGCGGATCTTCCCTCCAACGACTGGCTGACATGCCCCTGGAACAGCGGGACCAGAGAAATCCAACCTCCCACTCCCGGTCTTACTTGTACAACGTCAAGACAGGTGACGTCAATAGGCTGAAGCGTAGATTCGAGAGCCCCGAGGAGGCCAGGCGACGCACCAGGTCCTTGCCTAACGTGAACGGTCCTCTGTCTCGTGTGACGCCGACAGGAAGGACGGTGGTGCGAGGCCAGGAGTCGGGTGATGTGCAATTCATGAAGGCCAAATATGAAACTCCAAGACGGTCCCGCAGCCCTGAACGGTGGCAACCAGTCCGAGATGAGTACTTGCCCAAGTCTAAGCTAACATCTACCATGCAGACGCTGGCAAATCGCTCCATGGCGTTTCGGGAGCCGGATACTATTGAGAGACTTGCTCGCAGGGATTCTGTGGAGAAGGCCGTGCTGCGCCGCGTCCACACTGGCAACGTGGAGGCATCAGTCGATCGTCTTGAGAGCAGGCGATTAGATGCAGGCTCAAATGTGTCTATCATCGGCCAAATGTACACTTCCACTCCATCCATGAAGGAACTTGCCAACATGGCTCCTCTTATCCCACCTCGCCCTCCCCCGCCACTACTGGGTCCACAGAAGCCACAGAGGATGAACCGCAGTACCCCACAGCCTCTTCTGACTTCAACGCCCACACCTTCACCCATTGATGTACGAGCTGCTCATAAACAGCGAGCCTTGAGCGTGCAAGAACCAGTTTGTCCACCTCCGATGATGGTCCAACCCCCACCAGGCTCCTCGACCACTTTTAAACGTCAGTCTGGCTATAATGCCGATGCACACCGCCCCAAGGCGCGCTACATCCCACAGGAATCATACGGGAGCGGGTCCCCAACTAGAGCTGCTCGTTACGGAGGAGCCAATTGGACACAGTCACTGGAGCGCCCTCAGCGGGTGACGCGTGCCATGACTCACTCCGCGCCACCGTCCGCCTCCGACCAGCGTAGCTACTACCACCACGCCGGCCGACACCCTTCTGATATGCGAAAATCATCTTCCCCTGCCGATTATCACACGTACTCCCAGCCTTACTCCCAATCGACCTATGCCATCGCCCAACCGTCAAGCCACCGCCCTCACGATTCCCTTAGTCCGGGGCGGGAGCAGAGCTACGGCAGCAAGGCAGTCTCCTGGAAAGGTGCAAGAGTTTTGTCTTAACGTTCTGGATATGAATGTTTGGACTCTTCCTCCTCGGTGGTGGCTTTTCTGTCGTTCTACTGTTGTTTTCCTCCTCAGTAGTGGTTGGAGCGTCGACTTCGGCGGGCCCGTCCAACAAGCACTTTTTccccatgtattttttttttcattgatactTCTATCTTGGTCTTGCTACTGTCTTTTGCATACACCTTTCAAAACGTTTTTTCCATCGTCCTCAGTCACAGATAATGTTGACCTTACACATCTTTCCAACGCCTCGTAAGACATTCACGAGTGGGCCAAGGAGAGCACATTCTTGCCGCATCCTGTCCTTCCTCCCACAGGGGACCCAAAATGGTTTCAAGGTGCTCTTTTTATGCATTGTTGATTTAGGCTATTCTTAGGTTCTCTTGGTAAGTGTTTGGCAGTGTGTTGATCCCTCGAGTGAGTGTGCCGAAGGTCACTCTGATTCACGTTGAAGCCGATGGGAggtaacacactctctctctctctctctctctctctctctctctcgtatgaaaTTTTGATTGAATGTTcgtttttttaattatttgtcTTGTTCTCCCCACATCCATTCtgtgtttccttttgtttgtcgGGTTCATCCTCTTTATTTaacttttcccattctctccgtTCCCTgcgttctcgttttctctttccctccacgttatctcttccctttcccgccAATATTTCTTATCTCTGATCCACTTCTCCTGAATCAACGCGACTCTCAAGACCTGTCGCTATGCctactctgttttccttctccgtcactccctccacactctctctctctctctctctctctctctctctctctctctctctctctcatatttttctttgtttaatatAGCGCTTACTTCCCCTCAACCTCCTCACCTCTCTAATTATTTTATCCGACTTCTTCACTCCTCCTTACCATAACTCTAGCTTCATATTTTACTCTCTacgcctttctccctctttccatccctccctctctctcttaaactcatttgccgtatttttttatttgcctttccctcccctctctcccacctttcatctcccctcttcactCCACACACcaacaccttccttttttttcatttatttttcttccctcaaaaGTTTCGTTCCTGCCCCACCTTCCGTCAGCCCCACCACCCCTCACAGTGTCCCTGTTCTGCCTCAGAGCCCCTGATCGGTCCCCTACCGTTCTCTTACCTGTCATCGGCGCAGCGTTCACCTCCCGCGCGGCCAGGTAATGAAGGCAAATCACTGTCCACCTGTTGGCCGCCTTGCAACCAACCTGGCTAGTGGGTGCATAACCTGGCTAGTGACTGCAGCATAACTAGTGTAAAAAGGATAAACTGTGGCTATATATTCAGAGGATCTGCAACATGGTTTCAGAGATGCAcgcaacagtgtgtgtgtgtgtgtgtgtgtgtgtgtgtgtgtgtgtgtgtgtgtgtgtgagagagagagagagagagagagagagagagagagagagagagagagagagagagagagagagagagagagagagagagagagagagagagcgtgtgttgGTGTCAGTAAATTAATTAACATGGAAGTAAAGAGACTAtcgtgttttcctcctctttatctattacTATTTCATGTTGTTTTGCTCTATTAAGTTCATCAAAGATTCTTTTTTCAAACGTGTATATTCCATTATGTCCTCAGTGTTGCTTTTACTAACTGTCCTGGGTGCTACACGTgtgactggtgtgtgtgttgtgtcggAGTGTGTGTTGGAACTGTTGCTGTTGAAACTGTGGTGCAGACTTCTCCTCTTGCAGCCGTGTATATAACAATGGGAAGAGATCAAGTACGCGTAATGGTATAAATTGTAGTGTACCATTAACCCTCCTCCCACCCGCCcgcccaccctccttccttccctccctctctcccttcctcccctgctctctcca
The DNA window shown above is from Eriocheir sinensis breed Jianghai 21 chromosome 26, ASM2467909v1, whole genome shotgun sequence and carries:
- the LOC127003793 gene encoding uncharacterized protein LOC127003793 isoform X6, coding for MEFEEVLAIFDCLDLPGNTSRYVHQPGRIENYVPGYSSLAEKELKRSQSQEPPPVSVNHRYGSQKMSMTHALKESGYESDSTLVFKKREDARRLAPDPRKTSQVYRQIQRGGDIPITGLQKPNPPKPKEEYYVVYSDLDLGLHHPSLSDLLLPYTYIQAMPPPSKPPVPTFGDRKRSAPSRVVMAPSPPRRISSKWHPSLLKPLMKDRPPVPSARSTSAERVRETRALYSTWHREKVARSREKLGTSPTKTTSLGRSLSAAKQTQEVRENFLKTRRTVSESRFTIEDRENSPPRRTSAPAKAKTPLRHYESRDKLHRKSSQRDLHVERGLPGRQQDHVASPAPGHSRSLSADASRKWSSGSADSGRNVMRHTVSSMNKIKRTSLQQNHIEGPCQPSRSSSTDSTCRRRPSTCLSPEPQPPMRKTGVSRKDSRSRGSPYSDVSLEASDDKKLKQSESFDTTQSNETGYSSMIDLSPSPTPDRKLPVEDREKRPRKRSEPPPPRAQSSPVRRSRFSTCFVEQRNKWEAITRGDAESGRLSRSTSRSTSPLRSLQLVRQVSSSFKDIPAEVSISSPGPRRSRSLDILTPSPHSHPHRYRQYIIELRNAAPRNARISQLRRLFTSLERVHRLERSVSSVELSAAESRSHAIIDFETWKGLREKERKALEYNVLLKELDVAQKEKEFLYKVTPEKKWSGDCRLRGRDIHVNDLRDKFSSISDNTSEVTYKRRREIEISKDTYRGLWRGSSVRDLSHKYQDPERRRSSSKRGSSLSLSREDSGLRSRGLWTSLSLEQVNAFRDHLAEIYGSMQSIRSWRERKQRNQDKGQHRAQREFANHKVDVAETGRALADKLRTLHGRAPSEPTKRSPPRHSSPTRTTKSTSSLTQVEDQRRQLSKQLSIEFQEKVMEQKSYQGPESAPATLDTLPVPDVSLSLSPESLSRSSPRTCYSLDISDSSEPNSLNSDQLLLVVQKPGKSGRSQSLPPEPASDPESSDSEVSVRTVVHKDVAGKVKFFEKRARRNSRSSERHSSRGSQLNVDEVPHYATLPSRLKQQSQSKLLSPNYLPERSVSSVNLNSKADVASQAWRIYDKTNPVSGSSLQRLADMPLEQRDQRNPTSHSRSYLYNVKTGDVNRLKRRFESPEEARRRTRSLPNVNGPLSRVTPTGRTVVRGQESGDVQFMKAKYETPRRSRSPERWQPVRDEYLPKSKLTSTMQTLANRSMAFREPDTIERLARRDSVEKAVLRRVHTGNVEASVDRLESRRLDAGSNVSIIGQMYTSTPSMKELANMAPLIPPRPPPPLLGPQKPQRMNRSTPQPLLTSTPTPSPIDVRAAHKQRALSVQEPVCPPPMMVQPPPGSSTTFKRQSGYNADAHRPKARYIPQESYGSGSPTRAARYGGANWTQSLERPQRVTRAMTHSAPPSASDQRSYYHHAGRHPSDMRKSSSPADYHTYSQPYSQSTYAIAQPSSHRPHDSLSPGREQSYGSKAVSWKEPLIGPLPFSYLSSAQRSPPARPESPYKYESGEVNIHYRTPVRIEQKESIPEEELARRQEEHMKKVYENERRKKYLAELEDIERRRHTDNFTPLQKSPIPLNRYDDESSLGTMRGARTPDLKQVARALFNFSAQNKRELAFNKGDVVFIRRQIDKNWYEGESRGQVGIFPCNYVEIVPYDSIRTLTRKPTEGQARARFNFQAQTSMEMSLSKGELVVLTRRVDENWYEGRIGNRKGIFPVSYVDTLMEPGADRPLTPSSSPMPRPALPAANLLYNGASSYSSPYSTLGRPGSQNDSRPYHQSLTVNTQQEPIPYRALYNYKPQNDDELELFENDLVMVMEKCDDGWFVGTSRRTGLFGTFPGNYVEKV
- the LOC127003793 gene encoding uncharacterized protein LOC127003793 isoform X5: MEFEEVLAIFDCLDLPGNTSRYVHQPGRIENYVPGYSSLAEKELKRNPEADVKLESQSQEPPPVSVNHRYGSQKMSMTHALKESGYESDSTLVFKKREDARRLAPDPRKTSQVYRQIQRGGDIPITGLQKPNPPKPKEEYYVVYSDLDLGLHHPSLSDLLLPYTYIQAMPPPSKPPVPTFGDRKRSAPSRVVMAPSPPRRISSKWHPSLLKPLMKDRPPVPSARSTSAERVRETRALYSTWHREKVARSREKLGTSPTKTTSLGRSLSAAKQTQEVRENFLKTRRTVSESRFTIEDRENSPPRRTSAPAKAKTPLRHYESRDKLHRKSSQRDLHVERGLPGRQQDHVASPAPGHSRSLSADASRKWSSGSADSGRNVMRHTVSSMNKIKRTSLQQNHIEGPCQPSRSSSTDSTCRRRPSTCLSPEPQPPMRKTGVSRKDSRSRGSPYSDVSLEASDDKKLKQSESFDTTQSNETGYSSMIDLSPSPTPDRKLPVEDREKRPRKRSEPPPPRAQSSPVRRSRFSTCFVEQRNKWEAITRGDAESGRLSRSTSRSTSPLRSLQLVRQVSSSFKDIPAEVSISSPGPRRSRSLDILTPSPHSHPHRYRQYIIELRNAAPRNARISQLRRLFTSLERVHRLERSVSSVELSAAESRSHAIIDFETWKGLREKERKALEYNVLLKELDVAQKEKEFLYKVTPEKKWSGDCRLRGRDIHVNDLRDKFSSISDNTSEVTYKRRREIEISKDTYRGLWRGSSVRDLSHKYQDPERRRSSSKRGSSLSLSREDSGLRSRGLWTSLSLEQVNAFRDHLAEIYGSMQSIRSWRERKQRNQDKGQHRAQREFANHKVDVAETGRALADKLRTLHGRAPSEPTKRSPPRHSSPTRTTKSTSSLTQVEDQRRQLSKQLSIEFQEKVMEQKSYQGPESAPATLDTLPVPDVSLSLSPESLSRSSPRTCYSLDISDSSEPNSLNSDQLLLVVQKPGKSGRSQSLPPEPASDPESSDSEVSVRTVVHKDVAGKVKFFEKRARRNSRSSERHSSRGSQLNVDEVPHYATLPSRLKQQSQSKLLSPNYLPERSVSSVNLNSKADVASQAWRIYDKTNPVSGSSLQRLADMPLEQRDQRNPTSHSRSYLYNVKTGDVNRLKRRFESPEEARRRTRSLPNVNGPLSRVTPTGRTVVRGQESGDVQFMKAKYETPRRSRSPERWQPVRDEYLPKSKLTSTMQTLANRSMAFREPDTIERLARRDSVEKAVLRRVHTGNVEASVDRLESRRLDAGSNVSIIGQMYTSTPSMKELANMAPLIPPRPPPPLLGPQKPQRMNRSTPQPLLTSTPTPSPIDVRAAHKQRALSVQEPVCPPPMMVQPPPGSSTTFKRQSGYNADAHRPKARYIPQESYGSGSPTRAARYGGANWTQSLERPQRVTRAMTHSAPPSASDQRSYYHHAGRHPSDMRKSSSPADYHTYSQPYSQSTYAIAQPSSHRPHDSLSPGREQSYGSKAVSWKEPLIGPLPFSYLSSAQRSPPARPESPYKYESGEVNIHYRTPVRIEQKESIPEEELARRQEEHMKKVYENERRKKYLAELEDIERRRHTDNFTPLQKSPIPLNRYDDESSLGTMRGARTPDLKQVARALFNFSAQNKRELAFNKGDVVFIRRQIDKNWYEGESRGQVGIFPCNYVEIVPYDSIRTLTRKPTEGQARARFNFQAQTSMEMSLSKGELVVLTRRVDENWYEGRIGNRKGIFPVSYVDTLMEPGADRPLTPSSSPMPRPALPAANLLYNGASSYSSPYSTLGRPGSQNDSRPYHQSLTVNTQQEPIPYRALYNYKPQNDDELELFENDLVMVMEKCDDGWFVGTSRRTGLFGTFPGNYVEKV